A stretch of Campylobacter gracilis DNA encodes these proteins:
- the folE gene encoding GTP cyclohydrolase I FolE, with amino-acid sequence MDEKSRAKFESCVSQMLEILGEDPKRDGLAKTPGRVAKAYEFLTSGYELDPKEILNDALFESSNNEMVLIKDIEFYSLCEHHLLPIIGRAHVAYIPNKKVVGLSKIPRMVNIFARRLQIQEQLTEQIASAIQEVIHPLGVGVVLQARHMCMEMRGVQKINSTTTTSALRGLFISRNDTRKEFFDLINSPKTFGF; translated from the coding sequence TGAAAGCTGCGTGTCGCAGATGCTTGAAATTTTAGGCGAGGATCCGAAGCGCGACGGGCTTGCGAAGACGCCGGGGCGCGTAGCTAAAGCCTATGAGTTTCTAACTAGTGGCTACGAGCTGGATCCAAAAGAAATTTTAAACGACGCGCTGTTTGAGAGCAGCAACAACGAGATGGTTCTGATAAAAGATATAGAATTTTATAGTCTCTGCGAGCACCATCTGCTGCCGATCATCGGGCGCGCACACGTCGCGTACATACCGAATAAAAAGGTCGTGGGGCTTAGTAAAATTCCGCGTATGGTAAATATTTTCGCGCGCAGGCTGCAGATCCAAGAGCAGCTTACCGAGCAGATCGCAAGCGCAATCCAAGAGGTAATCCATCCGCTCGGCGTGGGCGTGGTGCTGCAGGCGCGGCACATGTGCATGGAGATGCGCGGCGTGCAAAAGATCAACTCGACCACGACTACGTCGGCACTTAGGGGGCTTTTTATCAGCCGAAACGACACGCGTAAGGAATTTTTCGATCTAATAAATTCTCCGAAAACTTTCGGTTTTTAA
- a CDS encoding NifS family cysteine desulfurase, with amino-acid sequence MQRVYLDNNATTMVDPEVFDEMKPFFCDKYGNPNSLHSFGSETHPALRAAMDRLYAGLGAADADDIVITSCATESNNWVLKGIYYDKILTGEKDNIVISSVEHPAISATCAFLEKICGVKITRLGVDKNGLIDLDELSEKINDKTALVSVMWANNETGTIFPVKKIAQIAHEHGALYHADAVQAIGKIKVNVRDADVDFLSLSGHKFHAPKGVGALYIKDSKPLTSLLHGGEQMGGRRSGTLNVAGIVGLGKALELANKFMDFERTQVSRLRDKLEDALLQIPNVSVVGDRSIRVPNTILASIQGVEGEAMLWDLNKAGIAASTGSACASEALENNPIMEAIGADKELAHTALRLSLSRFTTEAEIDYAIEHIGKAIARLRGISSTFAYAPQGYEKK; translated from the coding sequence ATGCAGCGCGTTTATTTAGATAATAACGCCACTACGATGGTCGATCCCGAAGTTTTTGATGAGATGAAGCCGTTTTTTTGCGATAAATACGGCAACCCAAACTCCCTTCACAGCTTCGGCAGCGAGACTCACCCCGCGCTAAGAGCCGCGATGGATAGGCTCTATGCAGGACTCGGAGCTGCGGATGCGGACGATATCGTCATCACGAGCTGTGCGACCGAGAGCAATAACTGGGTTTTAAAAGGAATTTACTACGATAAAATTCTAACCGGCGAGAAGGATAATATCGTCATAAGCTCCGTCGAGCACCCCGCAATCAGCGCAACCTGTGCTTTTTTAGAAAAAATTTGCGGCGTAAAGATCACGCGCCTGGGCGTCGATAAAAACGGCTTGATCGATCTTGACGAGCTTAGCGAAAAGATCAACGACAAAACCGCGCTTGTTAGCGTGATGTGGGCAAATAACGAAACCGGCACTATCTTCCCCGTAAAAAAAATCGCACAAATCGCACACGAGCATGGCGCGCTATATCATGCCGACGCGGTGCAAGCGATAGGTAAGATAAAGGTGAACGTGCGCGATGCGGATGTGGATTTTTTAAGCCTATCCGGGCATAAATTTCACGCTCCAAAGGGCGTCGGCGCACTCTACATAAAAGATAGTAAGCCGCTTACGAGCCTACTTCACGGCGGCGAGCAGATGGGCGGACGCCGCAGCGGCACGCTAAACGTCGCGGGCATCGTGGGGCTCGGTAAGGCTTTGGAGCTAGCGAATAAATTTATGGATTTTGAGCGCACGCAGGTAAGCAGACTTCGCGATAAGCTGGAGGATGCGCTTTTACAAATTCCAAACGTAAGCGTCGTGGGCGACCGCAGCATTCGCGTGCCAAACACCATTCTTGCCTCAATCCAAGGCGTCGAGGGAGAGGCGATGCTGTGGGATCTAAATAAAGCGGGCATAGCCGCTTCTACGGGTTCTGCATGTGCGAGCGAGGCGCTTGAGAATAACCCAATAATGGAAGCAATCGGCGCGGATAAGGAGCTGGCGCATACGGCGCTAAGGCTTTCGTTATCGCGCTTTACGACGGAGGCAGAGATCGATTACGCGATCGAACATATTGGTAAAGCTATCGCCCGTTTGCGCGGGATTTCAAGCACGTTTGCTTACGCACCGCAAGGTTATGAGAAGAAATAA
- a CDS encoding iron-sulfur cluster assembly scaffold protein NifU: MAKNSLINGSIWEQYSQKVQDRMNNPRYMGEITEEEAKARGGKLVVADFGAESCGDAVRLYWLIDPKTDRILDAKFKSFGCGTAIASSDTMAELCIGKTVDQAVKITNLDVEHAMRDNPDEPAVPPQKMHCSVMAYDVIKQAAANYKGVDPAHFEDEIIVCDCARVSLGTIKEVIRLNDLHTVEEITQYTKAGAFCKSCVRPGGHEEKDYYLVDILKQTREEMERERLQAQAEASAATSAKAGAEMSFEQLNLIGKFKAVEGVLDEDIRPMLQMDGGNLDVIDIRPADDGKTDIYIRYLGACSGCASGASGTLYAIENVLQENLSPNIRVMPI, translated from the coding sequence ATGGCAAAAAATAGTTTGATAAACGGCTCGATCTGGGAGCAGTACTCGCAAAAAGTGCAGGATCGCATGAACAATCCTCGCTATATGGGTGAGATCACCGAGGAGGAAGCGAAGGCTAGAGGCGGTAAGCTAGTGGTCGCGGACTTCGGCGCCGAGAGCTGCGGCGATGCGGTGCGGCTATATTGGTTGATAGATCCTAAAACCGATAGAATTTTAGACGCTAAATTTAAAAGCTTCGGCTGCGGCACGGCGATTGCGAGTTCGGACACGATGGCTGAGCTTTGCATCGGAAAGACCGTCGATCAAGCGGTAAAGATTACAAATTTAGACGTAGAGCACGCGATGCGCGATAACCCTGATGAGCCCGCCGTACCGCCGCAAAAGATGCACTGCTCGGTAATGGCATACGACGTCATCAAGCAGGCTGCTGCGAATTACAAGGGCGTCGATCCCGCGCATTTTGAGGACGAAATCATCGTGTGCGACTGCGCGCGCGTGAGCCTCGGTACGATCAAAGAGGTGATCCGCCTAAACGACCTTCACACGGTCGAGGAGATCACGCAATACACCAAAGCGGGCGCGTTTTGCAAATCCTGCGTGCGCCCTGGCGGACACGAGGAGAAGGATTACTATCTGGTCGATATTTTAAAGCAAACCAGAGAGGAGATGGAGAGAGAGAGACTTCAAGCTCAAGCCGAGGCGAGTGCCGCTACTAGCGCGAAAGCGGGAGCCGAGATGAGCTTTGAGCAGCTAAATTTGATCGGTAAATTTAAAGCGGTCGAAGGGGTGCTTGACGAGGATATCCGCCCGATGCTTCAGATGGACGGCGGCAATCTCGACGTCATCGACATCAGGCCTGCAGACGACGGCAAAACGGACATATATATCCGCTACCTAGGCGCTTGTAGCGGCTGCGCCAGTGGTGCGAGCGGCACATTATACGCGATCGAAAATGTTTTGCAAGAAAACCTTAGCCCGAACATCCGTGTAATGCCGATCTAA
- a CDS encoding transporter substrate-binding domain-containing protein — protein MKVFVLAALLLGFLSANSLDQIKKDRLVRIGVYNDQPPFSALVDGKYRGFEIALGEKLGKEIFGDNPGKVKFIPITASRRISALQRNEADMVIATFTPTPARAKKVDFSEPYFKVQVGVLAKKDENVTSFDQLRKKRIFVIKHSPIHNFLRKAGFKKNLNFCASSAKCYRAFKRAKNAVHVDDNLILHAYAIIDNKTQVVLDGLGKQTYNAIAVQKGNNALLELINTSLAGLKKDGFLDKTFDDTLEIFYHGTIDKKEFLVE, from the coding sequence ATGAAAGTATTTGTTTTGGCGGCTCTGCTACTTGGTTTTCTATCTGCAAATTCTTTGGATCAGATCAAAAAAGATAGGCTCGTTCGCATCGGTGTATATAACGATCAGCCGCCGTTTAGTGCGCTCGTAGACGGCAAATACAGGGGATTTGAGATTGCTCTTGGCGAAAAGCTCGGCAAGGAGATTTTCGGCGATAATCCCGGCAAGGTAAAATTTATCCCGATCACGGCTTCAAGACGCATTAGCGCTTTACAGCGCAATGAAGCGGATATGGTGATTGCGACCTTTACTCCGACGCCCGCGCGAGCGAAAAAAGTAGATTTTTCGGAGCCTTATTTTAAGGTGCAGGTAGGTGTGCTAGCCAAAAAAGACGAGAATGTCACGAGCTTCGATCAGCTGCGCAAAAAGAGGATTTTCGTCATCAAACACTCTCCTATTCACAATTTCTTACGCAAAGCGGGCTTTAAGAAGAATTTAAACTTTTGCGCCAGTTCGGCTAAATGCTACCGCGCTTTCAAGAGGGCGAAAAACGCCGTACATGTCGATGATAATCTAATCCTGCACGCATACGCGATCATCGATAATAAAACGCAGGTTGTTTTGGATGGTCTAGGTAAGCAAACTTACAACGCAATCGCCGTACAGAAGGGCAATAATGCGCTGCTAGAGCTAATCAATACATCTTTAGCGGGACTAAAAAAAGACGGATTTTTGGATAAGACCTTTGACGATACGCTCGAGATTTTTTATCACGGCACAATCGATAAGAAGGAATTCTTGGTTGAATAA
- a CDS encoding rhodanese-like domain-containing protein, with protein MKFISHKILKSAVLLAALGSFATCGAEMQQPSGYAISGAALSAIEEDNRAKENYLVIDVRSADEYAAGHIKHAINIPLGELESRLDEINAYKDKNVVLYCNTGNRSSKALDLLKQKGFSVLMNATGVKQYDYELYKVGSINAEGFLKIANDPNVLIIDARQKQDYDAGHMKGAINIPDGEPLENYKDVLKANKDKKMITHCYSGNRSAKLAKALNERGYNVTNLLDGTKEYNYELVK; from the coding sequence ATGAAATTTATTTCTCACAAAATTTTAAAAAGCGCGGTTTTGCTGGCGGCATTGGGATCTTTTGCGACTTGCGGCGCCGAGATGCAGCAGCCTAGCGGCTACGCTATAAGCGGCGCAGCGCTATCGGCGATAGAGGAGGACAATAGGGCGAAAGAAAATTATCTAGTCATTGATGTTAGAAGTGCAGATGAGTACGCTGCAGGCCACATAAAGCACGCGATCAACATCCCTCTTGGAGAGCTGGAAAGCAGGCTGGACGAGATAAACGCCTATAAAGATAAAAACGTCGTGCTTTATTGCAATACGGGCAATCGCAGCAGCAAGGCGCTTGATCTGCTTAAACAAAAAGGCTTCAGTGTGCTTATGAATGCGACTGGCGTGAAGCAGTACGACTATGAGCTGTATAAAGTCGGCAGCATAAACGCGGAGGGGTTTTTGAAAATAGCAAATGATCCGAACGTGCTGATCATCGACGCTAGGCAGAAGCAAGACTACGACGCGGGGCATATGAAAGGCGCGATAAATATTCCTGACGGCGAGCCTTTAGAAAACTACAAGGACGTGCTTAAGGCCAATAAAGACAAAAAGATGATCACGCACTGCTACAGCGGCAACCGCAGCGCCAAGCTCGCCAAAGCCCTAAACGAGCGAGGCTACAACGTCACAAATCTACTTGACGGCACGAAAGAGTATAATTACGAGCTGGTGAAGTAA
- a CDS encoding UDP-N-acetylmuramate dehydrogenase, translating to MKTKQIDFSKYTSVRIGGSFAVQILKDDTDFAEFESIAGGAIIGGGNNLLISPAPPHLAMLSEEFDRISLSGDVLSIGAATKSGKIYNFAKKQGLGGFEFLRNIPGTLGGLIKMNAGLAGASISDSLLAVRLTRGWVERERISFGYRRSGIEEPILGAEFKISRGFDAELAADFTAKRANQPKGASFGSCFKNPPGDAAGRLIEAAGLKGYRVGGAKFSEQHANFIINFGGASFEDMMSLIDLARERVLQRFGVALELEVKIL from the coding sequence TTGAAAACAAAGCAGATAGATTTTAGCAAATACACCTCCGTGCGCATCGGCGGGAGCTTTGCGGTGCAAATTTTAAAAGACGATACCGATTTTGCAGAGTTTGAGAGCATAGCGGGGGGCGCGATCATCGGCGGTGGCAACAATCTGCTCATCTCGCCCGCGCCGCCGCACCTTGCGATGCTAAGCGAGGAGTTCGATCGTATAAGTTTAAGTGGCGATGTCCTTAGCATCGGGGCTGCGACGAAGTCGGGCAAAATTTACAACTTCGCCAAAAAGCAGGGCCTCGGCGGCTTTGAGTTTTTGCGAAACATCCCGGGCACGCTCGGCGGGCTAATCAAAATGAACGCGGGGCTCGCCGGCGCTAGCATCAGCGATAGCCTGCTTGCCGTGCGCCTAACTCGCGGCTGGGTGGAGCGCGAGCGGATAAGCTTCGGCTACCGAAGAAGCGGGATCGAGGAGCCGATTTTGGGCGCCGAGTTTAAAATTTCACGCGGCTTTGATGCCGAACTCGCCGCGGATTTCACCGCCAAACGCGCCAATCAGCCAAAGGGAGCTAGCTTTGGAAGCTGCTTTAAAAACCCGCCTGGCGATGCCGCGGGTAGGCTGATCGAAGCGGCGGGATTAAAAGGCTACAGGGTCGGCGGCGCGAAATTTAGCGAGCAGCACGCCAATTTCATCATAAATTTCGGAGGCGCGAGCTTTGAGGATATGATGAGCCTGATAGATCTCGCTCGCGAGCGGGTTTTGCAGCGCTTCGGCGTCGCGCTTGAGCTAGAGGTTAAAATTTTATAG
- a CDS encoding menaquinone biosynthesis family protein, with protein MKIFKHINVAHSPDADDIFMYKAIDFGWVSSKNLKFSATALDIQTLNDEALKGTYEATAISFALYPLICDEYALLRTAVSFGEGYGPKLVKKKGAVLKRNFKVALSGKHTTNALLFRMAYPQARIVYKNFLDIEGAVLSGEVDAGVLIHESILDFSDELCVEREIWDIWSELAGENLPLPLGGMAVRRSLPITDATECERVLTEGVRIATAHKPFLSHMLMERNLIRVDDAKLEKYLSLYANEASIELSQVQIRAVDRLFELGYERGFYPAPLSAQENFIPREYNEIRFADCGGQNPM; from the coding sequence TTGAAGATTTTTAAGCATATAAACGTCGCCCACTCGCCCGACGCCGACGATATTTTTATGTATAAGGCGATTGATTTCGGCTGGGTGAGTTCAAAAAATCTAAAATTTAGCGCCACCGCGCTTGATATCCAGACGCTAAACGACGAGGCGCTAAAGGGCACCTATGAGGCCACGGCGATTAGCTTCGCGCTATATCCTCTTATCTGCGACGAATACGCGCTTTTGCGCACGGCGGTGAGCTTCGGCGAGGGTTATGGGCCAAAGCTGGTTAAGAAAAAGGGCGCGGTTTTAAAGCGAAATTTCAAAGTCGCGCTAAGCGGTAAACACACGACCAATGCCCTGCTTTTTCGCATGGCCTACCCACAGGCGCGCATAGTTTATAAAAATTTTCTCGACATCGAGGGCGCGGTTTTAAGCGGCGAGGTAGACGCAGGAGTGCTGATACATGAAAGCATTTTGGACTTTTCGGACGAGCTTTGCGTGGAGCGCGAGATCTGGGATATCTGGAGCGAGCTAGCGGGCGAAAATCTGCCGTTGCCGCTAGGAGGTATGGCGGTTCGCCGTAGCCTACCGATAACGGACGCCACCGAGTGCGAGCGCGTGCTAACGGAGGGCGTGCGTATCGCCACCGCGCATAAGCCCTTTTTGTCGCACATGCTGATGGAGCGAAATTTGATCCGCGTGGACGACGCAAAGCTCGAAAAATATCTGAGCCTTTATGCCAACGAAGCCTCGATCGAGCTTTCGCAGGTACAGATAAGGGCGGTAGATAGGCTGTTTGAGCTTGGTTACGAGCGCGGATTTTACCCTGCGCCGCTTAGCGCGCAGGAGAATTTTATCCCGCGCGAATATAACGAGATCCGTTTTGCGGACTGCGGCGGGCAAAACCCGATGTAA